A DNA window from Trichosurus vulpecula isolate mTriVul1 chromosome 2, mTriVul1.pri, whole genome shotgun sequence contains the following coding sequences:
- the LOC118836574 gene encoding E3 ubiquitin-protein ligase TRIM21-like, producing MTLSTEGQSQCAKHQKAFKLFCEDDQTPLCVRCCQSPEHGAHKLSPVGEAAHKCRRKLQHVQSHLAKHFEEAEELLDQEERPAVDWHWMIAGEYNKLHHFLMEEESRCLGRIKEEERASQDRLSQHRQALQDLMLVLQDAGHQPNLDLLHEAKQLLGRSESVLSQRAKAVSPELREYPIPGMIEMLRRFRVDITMDPAAANPFVTVSEDLKSVKAGEGWQVKTKHPELAVGNYVLAEQAFSSGRQYWEVDVTRLPQWILGISNPSLRRKRKRNTEPWASAFLLRCVKKEEDYFLQTYPGSLDHRVKGPVPRVGVYLEYSSGTLAFYNVLQRSLIYRFYPILFTEPVTPVFFPGPPLPGMKAGPMTLCPVDSHL from the coding sequence AGTACTGAAGGACAGAGCCAGTGTGCCAAGCACCAGAAAGCGTTCAAGCTCTTCTGTGAAGATGACCAGACACCACTCTGTGTGAGATGTTGCCAAAGCCCAGAGCACGGGGCTCACAAACTGTCTCCTGTGGGGGAGGCTGCTCACAAGTGCAGGAGGAAGCTGCAGCACGTTCAGAGCCACTTGGCGAAGCATTTCGAGGAAGCCGAGGAACTTCTTGATCAGGAGGAGAGACCTGCTGTCGACTGGCACTGGATGATCGCAGGAGAATATAACAAGCTGCACCACTTCCTGATGGAGGAAGAATCCCGCTGTCTTGGAAGGatcaaggaagaggaaagggcaaGCCAGGACAGACTATCCCAGCATAGGCAAGCCCTCCAGGACCTCATGCTAGTTCTGCAGGATGCGGGCCACCAACCCAATTTGGATCTGCTACACGAAGCCAAGCAGTTGCTGGGAAGGAGTGAGTCAGTGCTGTCCCAAAGGGCCAAGGCTGTCAGCCCAGAGCTCAGAGAATACCCCATCCCTGGCATGATCGAGATGCTCAGACGATTCAGAGTGGACATCACAATGGATCCCGCAGCAGCCAACCCCTTTGTGACTGTTTCTGAGGATCTGAAGAGTGTGAAGGCTGGAGAAGGCTGGCAGGTGAAGACCAAGCACCCCGAGCTTGCCGTTGGCAATTACGTCTTGGCTGAGCAGGCTTTCAGCTCAGGCAGACAGTACTGGGAGGTGGATGTGACTCGACTACCTCAGTGGATACTGGGGATCTCTAACCCctctttgaggaggaaaaggaagaggaacacGGAACCCTGGGCCTCTGCATTCCTGCTTCGCTGTGTCAAGAAAGAAGAGGATTACTTTTTACAAACCTATCCCGGATCGTTGGACCATCGAGTCAAAGGCCCTGTGCCCAGGGTCGGGGTGTACCTGGAATATTCTTCGGGCACTCTGGCTTTTTACAACGTCCTGCAGCGCTCCCTCATTTATAGGTTCTACCCCATTCTCTTCACAGAGCCCGTCACACCCGTCTTTTTCCCTGGTCCCCCCCTTCCAGGAATGAAGGCTGGTCCTATGACTCTCTGTCCAGTCGACTCTCATCTTTGA